The following are encoded together in the Poseidonibacter lekithochrous genome:
- the mrdA gene encoding penicillin-binding protein 2: MKIRLNFIFIFILVIMVTLLARVYFLSIKSNTYYEELSKQNYISRINKMPIRGIIEDRKGRKLAVNEMGFSILIKPHLRSYKRKQQLIDATDFINKHFPKLKQKKLIKNYRKKDSPYNHDFVKVVDYIPYDEFFSKYTLFASQDNIKVESAVKRFYPYNKTASHIIGYVGKASKLDILKNKLSSYNGIIGKNGLEKYYNQKLQGEMGYKDVKVNALNKEIEVLNVKEPSSNNDIKISLDIELQKFIQENFKEKGGAVIVMNAKTGELLSAASFPEFDNNIFARGISVKEWDIMRNDFNHPFTNKLINGLYPPGSIIKMGVGLSFLENGIEENYTVNDSGFIKIGNRNFRCWKHGGHGIVGFRKAIRESCDDFFYKGSLRIGINKISTTLDQFGFGQLTGIDQVNEFVGVNPNKQWKQRRYKQPWYVGETVITSIGQGNMLVTPMQMARYTAYLATGKIPKPYFNEENYEEPKELNFPKKHLDIMRKGMYDVTHHKKGTATHYIKSKVEIAGKTGTAQVVSIPQTEKVRMKESELKYYQRSHAWLTTYGPYKNPQYVVTALVEHGGHGGSAAGGMVSKIYDKLYELGYIKDPK, from the coding sequence GTGAAAATACGATTAAATTTCATATTTATTTTTATATTAGTTATTATGGTTACTCTACTTGCTAGAGTATATTTTTTGAGTATAAAATCAAATACTTATTATGAAGAATTATCAAAACAAAATTATATTAGTAGAATCAATAAAATGCCAATTCGGGGTATTATTGAAGATAGAAAAGGAAGAAAACTTGCTGTAAATGAAATGGGATTTTCTATTTTAATAAAACCACATTTACGTTCATACAAAAGAAAACAACAATTAATAGATGCAACAGATTTTATTAATAAACATTTTCCAAAATTAAAACAAAAAAAACTAATAAAAAACTATAGAAAAAAAGATTCTCCATATAATCATGATTTTGTAAAAGTAGTTGATTATATTCCATATGATGAATTCTTCTCAAAATATACACTTTTTGCATCACAAGATAATATTAAAGTAGAATCAGCAGTTAAACGATTTTATCCTTATAATAAAACTGCATCACATATTATTGGATATGTTGGAAAAGCTTCGAAATTAGATATTTTAAAAAATAAACTATCATCATACAATGGAATCATTGGTAAAAATGGTTTAGAGAAGTATTATAATCAAAAACTTCAAGGGGAAATGGGTTACAAAGATGTAAAAGTTAATGCCCTAAATAAAGAGATTGAAGTTTTAAATGTAAAAGAACCATCTTCAAATAATGATATTAAAATCTCTCTAGATATCGAACTTCAAAAATTTATTCAAGAGAATTTTAAAGAAAAAGGTGGAGCAGTTATTGTAATGAATGCAAAAACTGGGGAGTTATTATCAGCAGCTTCTTTCCCTGAATTTGATAATAATATCTTTGCTCGTGGTATTTCTGTAAAAGAATGGGATATTATGAGAAATGATTTTAATCATCCTTTTACAAATAAATTAATTAATGGTTTATATCCTCCTGGATCAATTATTAAAATGGGTGTTGGTTTATCATTTTTAGAAAATGGAATTGAAGAAAACTATACAGTTAATGATTCTGGATTTATTAAAATTGGAAATAGAAACTTTAGATGTTGGAAACATGGTGGACATGGGATAGTTGGTTTTAGAAAAGCCATTAGAGAAAGTTGTGATGACTTTTTCTATAAAGGAAGTCTTAGAATTGGAATTAATAAAATTTCAACTACTTTAGACCAATTTGGCTTTGGACAATTAACAGGAATTGATCAAGTTAATGAATTTGTTGGGGTTAATCCTAATAAACAATGGAAACAAAGAAGATATAAACAACCATGGTATGTAGGTGAAACTGTAATTACATCAATTGGACAAGGTAATATGCTTGTAACTCCTATGCAAATGGCTAGGTATACAGCTTATTTAGCTACAGGAAAAATTCCTAAACCATATTTTAATGAAGAAAATTATGAAGAACCAAAAGAACTAAATTTTCCAAAAAAGCACTTAGATATTATGAGAAAAGGAATGTATGACGTTACTCATCATAAAAAAGGTACAGCAACACACTATATCAAATCAAAAGTTGAAATAGCAGGAAAAACAGGAACTGCGCAGGTTGTTTCTATTCCACAGACTGAAAAAGTAAGAATGAAAGAGAGTGAACTTAAATACTATCAAAGATCACACGCTTGGCTTACTACTTATGGTCCTTATAAAAATCCACAATATGTTGTAACTGCCTTAGTTGAACATGGAGGGCATGGAGGAAGTGCTGCTGGTGGAATGGTTAGTAAGATTTATGATAAGTTATATGAATTAGGTTATATAAAAGACCCTAAATAA
- a CDS encoding FKBP-type peptidyl-prolyl cis-trans isomerase produces the protein MAIEINQTVKILFEVKIDGVVVDGSRSKKPFEFNYGVGQLIPGLEKRIVNMKAGEAAEILVPAAEAYGEYDENAVQTLPLAQFDDIADLKIGMQVQGEDEDGQPIQFTVKEITATTVTIDLNHPLAGKDIEYKIKIDSLI, from the coding sequence ATGGCTATTGAAATAAATCAAACTGTAAAAATATTATTCGAAGTAAAAATTGACGGCGTTGTTGTTGATGGGAGTAGAAGTAAAAAACCTTTTGAGTTTAACTATGGAGTAGGACAGCTTATTCCAGGCTTAGAGAAAAGAATTGTAAATATGAAAGCAGGAGAAGCTGCTGAGATTTTAGTTCCTGCTGCTGAGGCATATGGAGAATATGATGAAAATGCTGTACAAACTTTACCATTAGCACAATTTGATGATATTGCAGATTTAAAAATTGGAATGCAAGTTCAAGGTGAAGATGAAGATGGACAACCTATTCAATTTACAGTAAAAGAAATTACTGCTACTACTGTTACTATTGATTTAAACCATCCATTAGCTGGAAAAGATATCGAATACAAAATCAAAATTGATTCATTAATATAA
- a CDS encoding M48 family metallopeptidase has protein sequence MKGTAYCIILGMIITGCSKHQTPITKRDQMMLLSKADEMSIGDKEYKRLLSCTTLCKDTEKKKAIDRVGKKLISVVKNSHIKKWEFILVEKDSINAACLPNGKVFINSGVFKVAKNDDQLATILAHEMSHALARHGGARISRNKVVNGAGIGGGLAIAVLNPLLIIPYIGLYQATTEKLVTTPHNRLEEKEADEIGLNLMKKAGYDLKQSIAFWENMKTVNKHKGKTHTKTHLSYDERIKDLQKVITKMQSI, from the coding sequence ATGAAAGGTACAGCATATTGTATTATACTTGGAATGATTATCACAGGGTGTTCGAAGCATCAAACACCTATTACAAAACGAGATCAAATGATGCTTTTATCTAAAGCAGATGAAATGAGTATTGGAGACAAAGAGTACAAACGTTTATTAAGTTGTACAACACTATGTAAAGATACTGAGAAAAAGAAAGCTATTGATAGAGTTGGGAAAAAACTAATAAGTGTAGTAAAGAACTCTCATATTAAAAAATGGGAATTTATATTAGTTGAAAAAGACAGTATTAATGCTGCTTGTTTACCTAATGGAAAGGTTTTTATTAATAGTGGTGTTTTTAAAGTTGCAAAAAATGATGATCAATTAGCAACTATCCTTGCCCATGAAATGTCTCATGCCTTAGCAAGACATGGAGGTGCAAGAATTAGCCGTAACAAAGTAGTCAATGGAGCTGGTATTGGTGGAGGACTAGCAATAGCTGTACTTAATCCACTTTTAATTATCCCTTATATTGGTTTATATCAAGCTACAACTGAGAAGTTAGTTACAACACCTCATAATAGACTTGAAGAAAAAGAAGCAGATGAAATTGGTTTAAACTTGATGAAAAAAGCAGGTTATGATTTAAAACAAAGTATTGCTTTTTGGGAAAATATGAAAACCGTTAATAAACATAAAGGTAAAACTCATACAAAAACTCATTTAAGTTATGATGAAAGAATTAAAGATTTACAAAAAGTAATAACAAAAATGCAAAGTATTTAA
- a CDS encoding gluconate 2-dehydrogenase subunit 3 family protein, protein MKRRVFIKFASVSTLLFSSNIVIAKSINKDTLAVLDEVYEILFPKTNTMPSSKEFGALEFLVKNISHKSFDDYDKNLVLDGTKDFHSTFPNFLSLKNKEKKQIIEDIINSNDYAQSWLSKLIYYALEALLSDPLYGGNKKQLGWKSVNHKIGYPRPKLTYGQKI, encoded by the coding sequence ATGAAAAGAAGAGTATTTATAAAATTTGCAAGTGTTAGCACTTTGTTGTTTTCATCTAATATTGTTATTGCTAAAAGTATTAATAAAGATACCCTAGCTGTATTAGATGAAGTATATGAAATTCTGTTTCCAAAAACTAATACTATGCCAAGCTCAAAAGAGTTTGGCGCTTTAGAGTTTTTGGTAAAAAATATTAGTCATAAGAGTTTTGATGATTATGATAAAAATCTAGTTCTTGATGGAACAAAAGATTTCCACTCAACTTTCCCAAACTTCCTAAGTTTAAAAAACAAAGAAAAAAAACAAATCATAGAAGATATAATCAACTCTAATGATTATGCTCAATCGTGGCTTTCAAAGTTAATTTATTATGCTTTAGAGGCTTTATTATCAGATCCTTTATATGGTGGAAACAAAAAACAATTGGGATGGAAAAGTGTTAATCATAAGATCGGCTATCCAAGACCAAAATTAACTTATGGACAAAAAATATGA
- the fliP gene encoding flagellar type III secretion system pore protein FliP (The bacterial flagellar biogenesis protein FliP forms a type III secretion system (T3SS)-type pore required for flagellar assembly.), translating to MKLLLSLLIFSISLFAAEGDLPIVNLSVAALEEPAQFVKTINIAIILALLVLAPSLLLMVTSFTRIIIVFSLLRQAMGLQQTPPTQIVISLGLILTIFIMEPYAKKSWEEGVKPYMDEQIGYEEAFEKGAAPFKNFMIKNTRESDLALFYRIKKEPNPKNVEDVALTLLMPAFIVSELRTAFEIGFLIFLPFLVIDIIVASILMSLGMMMLPPVMISLPIKIIFFIVIDGWQLIIGNLAQSFK from the coding sequence TTGAAACTACTACTTAGTTTATTAATTTTTTCGATCTCATTATTTGCGGCTGAAGGTGACTTGCCAATAGTTAATTTATCTGTTGCAGCACTTGAAGAACCAGCACAATTTGTTAAAACAATTAATATTGCTATTATTCTTGCATTACTTGTACTTGCACCATCATTATTATTGATGGTTACGTCATTTACAAGAATCATTATTGTATTTTCACTTTTAAGACAGGCTATGGGTTTACAACAAACTCCACCTACTCAGATTGTTATTTCACTTGGTTTAATTTTGACAATATTCATTATGGAACCTTATGCAAAGAAATCATGGGAAGAAGGTGTTAAACCCTATATGGATGAGCAGATAGGATATGAGGAAGCCTTTGAAAAAGGTGCCGCTCCTTTCAAAAACTTTATGATAAAAAATACAAGAGAATCTGATCTTGCACTATTTTATCGTATTAAAAAAGAACCAAATCCAAAAAATGTTGAAGATGTAGCACTTACACTTCTTATGCCAGCTTTTATTGTAAGTGAGCTAAGAACAGCATTTGAAATTGGATTCTTAATCTTTTTACCCTTCTTGGTAATTGATATTATTGTTGCGTCCATTCTGATGTCCCTAGGGATGATGATGTTACCTCCTGTTATGATATCCTTACCTATTAAAATCATATTCTTTATTGTAATTGATGGTTGGCAGTTAATTATTGGTAACCTAGCACAATCTTTTAAGTGA
- a CDS encoding flagellar hook-length control protein FliK — protein sequence MLVSNNNLLNILLPNDNKVLKEALKDADSKTLQDMVKNKSTSVNDILKNLFNDIKNGTKSNSNIENILKNPNLFKDLGSFSKSLVTVLNQLDSQSNLQKFKPALESFFKDIKNLDEKTLKEQLGKSGVFLESKIANANIKEGNIPKNIEKLLNQIQNIIKNIDTPAAKQINELINKIVEDKSSQTNTNNNKSTENMKSLVSLLQNVSKNLENPETKNLSNLTNQLKSMASQGSLVESKLENSNIKQNTNPQINTAKEQINTQTKELLTQIKNEVITNKDSSPAKNILNQIDNLLKSNDLFTKNEKLIEPKNLLNNLLNSNEIKQASTQSQNISNLVLNLKNISESISNLESKTQNFVNITNGKNTVTTQLKENLANLKSELQNLTKIDSKSSLQIISKLENIQNIFTKIEAPITTQSQNMPNTNLSNNFSNNFANNLNTLILSLKENITNLSTTASSPNSGNNASIQNQIMNIVDKIETSVKEAIQTYTNNQGLNPQANKNEANPLSNDMKTVLLQMQEELANKTDVKSQEMFKQVDKMLMQIDYHQLLSLTSNSNYVYVPFFWDMLEDGSIEMKKTDEDKFYCQINLNLKDYGKVDLMLSLYDTNKLDLTIHAQREHFKLDLSKNIQKLKQALNNVDLIPINIKILDLKEEEEKTLEEKKVQTYTNPYDNNSGTNVDIRV from the coding sequence ATGTTAGTATCAAACAATAACTTATTAAATATCCTATTACCAAATGATAATAAAGTTCTTAAAGAGGCACTTAAAGACGCCGATTCAAAGACTCTTCAAGACATGGTAAAAAATAAATCAACATCTGTAAATGATATATTAAAAAACTTATTTAATGATATAAAAAATGGTACAAAATCAAACTCAAATATTGAAAATATTCTAAAAAACCCTAATCTATTCAAAGACTTAGGCTCTTTTTCTAAATCCTTAGTTACAGTACTAAATCAATTAGATTCCCAAAGTAATTTGCAAAAGTTTAAACCAGCATTAGAGAGTTTTTTTAAAGATATTAAAAATTTGGATGAAAAAACACTAAAAGAACAATTAGGAAAATCAGGTGTCTTTCTAGAATCAAAAATAGCAAATGCAAATATTAAAGAAGGAAATATTCCTAAGAATATTGAAAAACTATTAAATCAAATACAAAATATAATTAAAAATATTGATACACCTGCTGCAAAACAAATTAATGAATTAATTAATAAAATAGTTGAAGATAAAAGTTCTCAGACAAATACAAACAACAATAAAAGCACTGAAAATATGAAAAGTTTAGTTTCATTACTTCAAAATGTATCAAAAAATCTAGAGAACCCTGAGACAAAAAATCTTTCTAATTTAACAAATCAATTAAAATCCATGGCAAGCCAAGGCTCACTAGTTGAATCTAAATTAGAAAATTCCAATATAAAACAAAATACTAATCCTCAGATAAATACAGCAAAAGAACAAATAAATACTCAAACTAAAGAGTTATTAACTCAAATTAAAAATGAAGTAATTACAAATAAAGACTCATCTCCTGCAAAAAATATATTAAATCAAATTGATAATTTACTAAAGTCTAATGATTTATTTACAAAAAATGAGAAACTTATTGAACCGAAAAATTTATTAAACAATTTATTAAACTCAAATGAGATAAAACAAGCTTCTACACAAAGTCAAAACATCTCTAATTTAGTATTAAATCTAAAAAACATAAGTGAAAGCATAAGTAATTTAGAGAGTAAGACACAAAACTTTGTAAATATAACAAATGGAAAAAACACTGTAACAACACAACTAAAAGAGAATCTTGCCAATTTAAAAAGTGAATTACAAAACTTAACAAAAATTGATTCTAAAAGTTCTTTACAAATTATTTCAAAACTAGAAAATATTCAAAATATTTTTACAAAAATTGAAGCACCTATTACCACTCAATCCCAAAATATGCCAAATACAAATCTTTCTAATAATTTCTCAAACAATTTTGCTAATAATTTAAATACTTTAATACTAAGTCTTAAAGAGAATATTACAAATCTTAGCACGACAGCTAGTAGCCCAAATAGTGGAAATAATGCAAGTATTCAAAATCAAATAATGAATATTGTTGACAAAATTGAAACAAGTGTTAAAGAAGCAATACAAACATATACAAATAATCAAGGTTTAAATCCACAAGCAAATAAAAATGAAGCAAATCCTTTATCAAATGATATGAAAACTGTATTACTTCAAATGCAAGAAGAACTAGCTAATAAAACAGATGTAAAATCCCAAGAGATGTTTAAACAAGTTGATAAAATGTTAATGCAAATTGATTATCATCAGCTATTATCTCTTACTTCAAATTCAAATTATGTGTATGTGCCATTTTTTTGGGATATGTTAGAAGATGGTTCAATTGAAATGAAAAAAACTGATGAAGATAAGTTTTATTGCCAAATAAATCTAAATCTAAAAGATTATGGGAAAGTTGATTTGATGTTATCACTATATGATACAAATAAACTAGACTTGACAATTCACGCCCAAAGAGAACATTTCAAATTAGACCTTAGTAAAAATATTCAAAAATTAAAACAAGCATTAAACAATGTAGATTTAATACCAATAAATATTAAAATATTAGATTTAAAAGAGGAAGAAGAGAAGACACTTGAAGAAAAAAAAGTTCAAACATATACAAATCCCTATGATAATAATTCTGGGACAAATGTAGATATTAGGGTTTAA
- a CDS encoding nucleoside recognition protein: MNYKQTIQTSLKSIWIILKLVIAIYILADVLFYYNVLSNFSFLVEPLTTLMGLPAEASLAIISGIFLNLYAAIAFAAPLDLSIHQWSILAVFLGVCHSLVVESVIMKKIGLSNLYSYSLRIIAGFVLGVITFLMPSSWFSSSITKSNYSNDVYSSISELLYNSLFNSIILSLKIIILITLLIFIMDFIKTRNFIKESKKNVSKGFSLTVGIFLGITYGAGILISEVQSGRIKENDVFYIGTFLMICHAIIEDTLLFVIFGADFTMVILIRTLAAIVISYLLLFIYKRSKNNLLSTSS; encoded by the coding sequence ATGAATTATAAACAAACAATTCAAACATCTCTAAAAAGCATTTGGATAATACTAAAACTAGTAATAGCTATTTATATCCTTGCTGATGTATTATTTTATTACAATGTGTTATCGAACTTCTCTTTTTTAGTTGAACCATTAACAACGCTAATGGGATTGCCAGCTGAAGCATCACTTGCAATTATTAGTGGTATCTTTCTAAATTTATATGCAGCAATTGCATTTGCTGCACCACTTGATTTATCTATTCATCAATGGAGTATTCTTGCAGTATTTCTTGGAGTTTGTCATTCCCTAGTAGTAGAAAGTGTGATAATGAAAAAAATTGGTTTATCAAATCTATATTCCTACTCTTTAAGAATTATTGCAGGATTTGTACTAGGAGTTATAACATTTTTAATGCCAAGTTCATGGTTTAGCTCAAGCATAACAAAGTCTAATTACTCAAATGATGTTTATTCATCAATTAGTGAACTTTTATATAATTCTTTATTTAATTCAATAATATTAAGTTTAAAAATTATCATCTTAATAACGCTTCTAATTTTTATTATGGACTTTATTAAAACAAGAAATTTTATAAAAGAATCAAAGAAAAATGTAAGTAAAGGTTTTTCTTTAACTGTTGGTATTTTTTTAGGAATCACTTATGGAGCAGGAATTTTAATAAGTGAAGTACAAAGTGGAAGAATAAAAGAAAATGATGTTTTTTATATTGGTACATTTTTAATGATTTGTCATGCAATTATTGAAGATACTTTACTTTTTGTAATATTTGGAGCGGATTTCACTATGGTTATACTAATAAGAACACTTGCTGCAATAGTAATTTCTTATTTATTACTGTTTATATATAAAAGAAGTAAAAATAATTTACTAAGTACTAGTAGTTAA
- a CDS encoding AraC family transcriptional regulator yields MKKIYDNNGDIFAELNHGKKYFLDYSKHSHETLALSILGSGEIDAEFHSKDSQVLIPNKIVIFNPNEVHRTKSRKKENVDYFTLHLDVKWCKSIQNEENFIYLQNLIEDEIIYKELLKIFKSIINTDSKVNINRLKTILEKILKEYMCFDNKSNESEDEHIIFKEVEKYIQNNLCNAITLSDISKAIGYNEFYIIRVFKKKFGLTPHAFLINKRIEKARQELTQNRDINLSQLSCDVGFYDQSHFSKVFKRVFAKTPNNYKNEK; encoded by the coding sequence ATGAAAAAAATATATGATAATAATGGTGATATTTTTGCTGAGTTAAATCACGGTAAAAAATACTTTTTGGATTACTCAAAACACTCTCATGAAACTTTAGCTTTAAGTATTCTAGGTTCAGGTGAAATAGACGCAGAGTTTCATTCTAAAGATTCACAAGTGTTAATTCCTAATAAAATAGTAATATTTAACCCAAATGAAGTGCATAGAACAAAAAGTAGAAAGAAAGAAAATGTAGACTATTTTACCTTGCACTTAGATGTAAAGTGGTGTAAAAGTATTCAGAATGAAGAGAATTTTATATATCTTCAAAATTTAATTGAAGATGAAATTATATACAAGGAACTTCTAAAAATATTCAAATCAATAATTAATACAGATTCAAAAGTTAATATAAATAGATTAAAAACTATTTTAGAAAAAATATTAAAAGAGTATATGTGTTTTGATAATAAGAGTAATGAAAGTGAAGATGAACATATTATTTTTAAAGAAGTTGAAAAATATATTCAAAATAATCTTTGTAATGCTATTACACTATCAGATATATCAAAAGCTATAGGTTATAATGAATTTTATATTATTAGAGTATTTAAGAAGAAATTTGGATTAACACCCCATGCTTTTTTAATCAATAAAAGAATTGAAAAAGCACGACAAGAATTAACTCAAAATAGGGATATTAATTTATCACAGTTATCCTGTGATGTAGGGTTTTATGATCAAAGTCATTTTAGTAAAGTCTTTAAAAGAGTTTTTGCAAAAACTCCAAATAATTATAAAAATGAGAAATAA
- a CDS encoding EscU/YscU/HrcU family type III secretion system export apparatus switch protein: MEKDDFIQKAAALKYDIKSDGAPKIVAKGKGNTAGNIIKIAKDNKIPIKKDEDLVELLSQLDLDKEIPASMYKAVAEIFSFIYDMAEKGKEIDERLEEEKENRI, translated from the coding sequence ATGGAAAAAGATGATTTCATACAAAAAGCTGCGGCACTAAAATATGATATAAAATCTGATGGTGCTCCTAAAATTGTTGCTAAAGGAAAAGGTAATACAGCTGGAAATATAATAAAAATTGCAAAAGACAATAAAATTCCTATTAAAAAAGATGAAGATTTAGTTGAGTTATTATCTCAATTAGATTTAGATAAAGAGATCCCAGCAAGTATGTATAAAGCAGTTGCAGAAATATTTTCGTTTATATATGATATGGCTGAAAAAGGCAAAGAAATTGATGAAAGACTAGAAGAAGAAAAAGAGAATAGAATTTGA
- a CDS encoding GMC family oxidoreductase, whose translation MMYDVCVVGSGAGAGPIIYELSKKGLKVCVLEKGEAFKRADFSKDEMATARRDIYTPKLEDEYHTIEEYVDKEWTKFPTYDSGWNFWNGSLLGGSSNFMSGFFYRLKPDDFRLASVYGKLEGSNIVDWPISYDDMEKYYDKVEKVVGVSGEHSDYKHAEPRSSKNFPYKALDEHPITKLIDESLEKLSFSIVKTPRAIISEDSEHRSACYYSNYCGSYGCSSGAKGSAREALIIPALNTNNVTIIANAFVIKLNTNKNKKITSATYLSKSGEKKEVKAKLFVVAAQASETSRLLLNSKNENFPNGVSNNSGNVGKNFLSSSGGIVSGEFDSSAMPLDDLLTPGLFVNRAIKDFYFTKDFKGGMLELVFDHANPIRRASFLKWDDENSDNLVFGKALQDKIYNTFTKKKTLNLEIFADWTPNDNSFVSVDSKYKDKYGIPVANIRIGAHKQDLEVSEFLEKKGRALLKEMKASSISSNVSALPSQNLQAGGCRFGNDSKTSVLNKYCQSHEVNNLFVTDGSFMPTGGSVPYTFTIYANSFRVADYINENFTKIV comes from the coding sequence ATGATGTATGATGTTTGTGTAGTAGGAAGTGGAGCGGGTGCTGGTCCCATAATTTATGAGTTATCCAAAAAAGGTTTGAAGGTTTGTGTTTTAGAAAAAGGTGAAGCTTTTAAACGAGCAGATTTTTCAAAAGATGAAATGGCAACAGCAAGAAGAGATATTTATACTCCAAAACTTGAAGATGAATATCATACAATTGAAGAGTATGTCGATAAGGAATGGACTAAATTTCCAACTTATGATAGTGGTTGGAACTTTTGGAATGGTAGTTTATTAGGTGGTTCATCTAATTTTATGAGTGGATTTTTTTATAGATTAAAACCTGATGATTTTAGGCTTGCTAGTGTATATGGAAAACTTGAGGGTTCCAATATTGTAGATTGGCCAATTTCTTATGATGATATGGAAAAATACTATGACAAAGTAGAAAAAGTTGTCGGAGTTTCAGGGGAGCATAGTGACTATAAACATGCAGAACCTAGAAGTAGTAAAAACTTTCCTTATAAAGCTTTAGATGAACATCCAATAACAAAACTTATAGATGAGAGTTTAGAGAAACTTTCTTTTAGCATTGTTAAAACTCCAAGAGCAATTATTAGTGAAGATAGTGAGCATAGAAGTGCCTGTTATTATTCGAACTATTGTGGTTCATATGGATGTTCTAGTGGGGCAAAAGGTAGTGCAAGGGAAGCTTTAATTATTCCTGCTTTAAATACAAACAATGTAACAATTATTGCTAATGCATTTGTAATAAAATTAAATACTAATAAAAACAAAAAAATAACATCAGCTACATACCTTTCAAAAAGTGGTGAAAAAAAAGAAGTAAAAGCTAAATTATTTGTAGTTGCAGCACAAGCTAGTGAGACATCAAGATTATTATTAAACTCAAAAAATGAAAATTTTCCAAATGGTGTTTCTAATAATAGTGGAAATGTGGGAAAAAACTTTTTATCTTCAAGTGGTGGAATAGTAAGTGGAGAGTTTGATTCAAGTGCTATGCCTTTAGATGATTTATTAACTCCTGGGCTTTTTGTAAATAGAGCAATAAAAGATTTTTATTTTACAAAAGACTTTAAAGGTGGAATGTTAGAGTTAGTATTTGATCATGCAAATCCAATAAGAAGAGCTAGTTTTCTTAAATGGGATGATGAAAATAGTGATAACTTAGTATTTGGAAAAGCCTTACAAGATAAGATATATAATACTTTTACAAAAAAGAAAACACTAAATTTAGAAATATTTGCTGATTGGACACCAAATGATAATTCTTTTGTTTCAGTTGATTCTAAATATAAAGATAAATATGGAATACCTGTTGCAAATATCAGAATAGGGGCTCATAAACAAGATTTAGAAGTATCAGAGTTTTTAGAAAAAAAAGGAAGAGCTTTATTAAAAGAGATGAAAGCTTCTTCTATCTCTAGTAATGTAAGTGCGCTGCCTTCTCAAAATTTACAAGCAGGTGGTTGTAGATTTGGTAATGATTCTAAAACATCAGTTCTAAATAAATATTGTCAATCACATGAGGTAAATAATCTATTTGTAACAGATGGAAGTTTTATGCCAACAGGGGGTAGTGTTCCATATACTTTTACTATTTATGCTAACTCTTTTAGGGTGGCTGATTATATAAATGAGAATTTTACTAAGATAGTTTAG